The following nucleotide sequence is from Acetomicrobium sp. S15 = DSM 107314.
AGGATCACATCGACGCCGAGGGGAAATTCCTCGTTTGCCTCGTGAACGAGAGCGAGGTTCTCGGGGAAAAGCCCGCAGATAGCAAAGCCTCTTTTCTCTGGCACCCCCGGTCCCTCTACAACGACATAGGTATCTACATCCATTCCGCTCGAGGCCGTAACCTTTGGAGGACATGTCATCGTCATTTCAGGGTCTACGAGGGCCACCTTGGCGTAGTTGAA
It contains:
- a CDS encoding phosphonate C-P lyase system protein PhnH; its protein translation is LYPRVFEALTRLKRSFKLGVVSDAQRCIVLPELKMFGIQSPFNYAKVALVDPEMTMTCPPKVTASSGMDVDTYVVVEGPGVPEKRGFAICGLFPENLALVHEANEEFPLGVDVIL